The Streptomyces laurentii region CCGCGCCCGTCGCCGCCCCCGCGCCGCGCCGCTACCCCGGCCGCCCCGCCGAGATCGCCACCGGCCCGCCCGACCGCCCCCGGGTCGCCCTCACCTTCCACGGACAGGGCGACCCCGACCTCACCCGCGCCGTCCTCGACCGGGCCGAACACGGCGGCGCCCGCCTCACCGTCCTCGCCGTCGGCGACTGGCTCGACCGGCACCCCGAGATGGCCCGGCGCGTCCTGGACGGCGGCCACGACCTCGGCAACCACACCCAGCGCCACATCGGCATCAACGACATGACCGAAGCCGAGGCATATGCCGAGATCGACGGCTGTGCCCGCCGGCTGCGCCGCCTCACCGGCTCCATCGGCACCTGGTTCCGCCCCTCGCGCACCCAGCACGCGAACGACACCGTCCGCGCGGCCGCCCGGCGCGCCGGATACCCGCACGTCCTGTCGTACGACATCGACTCCCTCGACTACACCTCGCCCGGCGCGGCCGCCGTCGTCGCGAACGTCACCGGGCGGATCCGGGCCGGATCGATCGTGAGCCTCCACTTCGGCTACCCGGACACCGTCGCCGCGCTGCCCCGACTCCTCGCCGACCTCGACCGCCGCGGCCTGCGCGCGGTGACCACCACGGAGCTGCTGAGCTGATGCCGAACCCCGCCCGCCCCCGCCCCCGCCCCTGTGCCCGTTCCCGTTCCCGTTCCCTGTCCGGGTCCCGATCCCGTACGCTGCCGGCCGCCGCCCTGCTCCTCGCCCTCGGCACCGGCCTCACCGCCTGCGGCGGCGGTTCCTCCCCGGTCTCGCCCGCCGCCACCGGCACCAAGGAGGCCGCCGCGCTCCCCGCCGTACCGAAACGGCCCGCCGACCCGGACGCACTGCCCGGCATGCCCCCGCCGCTCGACCCCCACGACCTCTACGCCGCCGACCGCCCGAACGCGCTCTCCCCGGTCGTCAAGGACTTCCCGTCCCGGGTCTACGTCCCCAACACCAACTCGAACACGGTCTCCGTCATCGACCCCGCCACCTACAAGGTCATCGAGACCATCCCGGTCGGCAAGCAGCCGCAGCACGTCGTCCCCTCCTGGGACCTGAAGACCCTCTGGGT contains the following coding sequences:
- a CDS encoding polysaccharide deacetylase (Catalytic NodB homology domain of rhizobial NodB-like proteins; cd10917;~NodB motif;~Predicted xylanase/chitin deacetylase [Carbohydrate transport andmetabolism]; COG0726;~catalytic site [active];~identified by MetaGeneAnnotator; putative;~metal binding site [ion binding];~polysaccharide deacetylase [Streptomyces avermitilis MA-4680]); translation: MPIERRGALRAGAATALAGALATACGTEPRATPAPAASARSRGPAPAAPVAAPAPRRYPGRPAEIATGPPDRPRVALTFHGQGDPDLTRAVLDRAEHGGARLTVLAVGDWLDRHPEMARRVLDGGHDLGNHTQRHIGINDMTEAEAYAEIDGCARRLRRLTGSIGTWFRPSRTQHANDTVRAAARRAGYPHVLSYDIDSLDYTSPGAAAVVANVTGRIRAGSIVSLHFGYPDTVAALPRLLADLDRRGLRAVTTTELLS